Proteins from a genomic interval of Liolophura sinensis isolate JHLJ2023 chromosome 3, CUHK_Ljap_v2, whole genome shotgun sequence:
- the LOC135464175 gene encoding galactoside 2-alpha-L-fucosyltransferase Sec1-like yields the protein MPLIIELGKFCQQPKNLLWKIRVVKTTVSKKVIALFFVAVICVVHFWRQHPVRSQHPVRSSSRPKLYVTSNGRLGNQLFQYASLIGLAKTNNMTPVIQAESDLWNVFKIWGEAGYESDLPHAVVFRDSRAGVFVKELTALSESTIIDSYVQSYKYFENVKVEISKQHLAFKDNIQRSATDYIARVLQEKGRPLAKVVGVHIRRTDFSQRTRVGYSAASRPYLYRAMNYFQRKYDDVVFIVASDDIDWCREKTVGPYNIHFSQTQSSTLDMAVLVNCDDVIITTGSFSWWIGYLNKGLTVYYRDFPRAGTWLASLYAKEDYYPPEWIPL from the coding sequence ATGCCGTTAATTATTGAACTGGGGAAATTTTGTCAGCAGCCGAAGAATCTGTTGTGGAAAATACGTGTAGTCAAAACAACTGTTTCAAAGAAAGTGATTGCCTTATTTTTTGTCGCTGTCATATGCGTTGTTCATTTCTGGCGTCAGCACCCAGTCAGAAGCCAGCACCCAGTCAGAAGCTCGTCCAGGCCGAAGCTATACGTCACCAGCAATGGGAGGCTGGGTAATCAGCTGTTTCAGTACGCTTCGCTGATTGGACTGGCAAAGACTAACAATATGACTCCCGTCATTCAAGCTGAAAGTGATTTGTGGAACGTCTTCAAGATATGGGGTGAAGCCGGGTATGAAAGTGATCTGCCGCATGCTGTCGTTTTTAGAGACTCTAGGGCGGGTGTCTTCGTCAAGGAACTGACTGCTTTGTCAGAAAGTACCATAATTGACAGTTATGtgcaatcatataaatatttcgAAAACgtgaaagttgaaatttccAAGCAGCATCTTGCCTTCAAGGATAATATTCAGCGAAGTGCCACGGATTATATTGCACGGGTACTTCAAGAGAAAGGGAGGCCACTCGCCAAAGTTGTCGGCGTACATATCCGACGAACTGACTTCTCGCAAAGGACTAGGGTGGGATATTCCGCAGCCTCGCGGCCATATCTGTACAGGGCTATGAATTATTTCCAGCGAAAATACGACGACGTTGTGTTCATTGTAGCCAGCGATGATATAGACTGGTGCCGGGAGAAGACTGTAGGCCCATACAACATTCATTTCTCCCAGACCCAAAGTAGCACCTTAGACATGGCGGTTCTTGTGAACTgcgatgacgtcataataaCGACTGGGAGTTTCTCATGGTGGATTGGCTACTTGAACAAAGGTCTGACTGTGTATTACAGAGATTTCCCCAGGGCAGGAACGTGGTTGGCGTCGCTTTACGCAAAAGAAGATTACTATCCACCAGAGTGGATTCCATTGTGA